The following proteins come from a genomic window of Pseudomonadota bacterium:
- a CDS encoding DsbA family protein, translated as MKTTYLLGAAVLIAAGGYGIIQSGMLKNSAHAESALPAQNVQDMIDDAHDMTEPTVEKMVEEMSEDLSMQAEKVMETLPSAEETSEVPQKIDGSQARAYNRSDLPEGLRYRATDITLGDPNAPVQMIEYASKTCGHCADFHNKTLKILKDGPIKEGKLFFIYRELPWDNLALLASKVARCAPKEQQMSFVEVFYSSQKQWSQAKDPVSALKKFARLGGMDSDTFEACAKDETIQATITYGREEAINALKVEGTPTVFIDAQRVKNTQSVTTIEQMIDDIIAGQK; from the coding sequence ATGAAGACAACTTACCTATTGGGAGCGGCAGTTCTTATTGCTGCAGGTGGTTACGGTATTATTCAAAGTGGCATGCTTAAAAATTCTGCTCATGCTGAATCTGCACTTCCAGCGCAAAACGTACAAGATATGATTGATGATGCGCATGATATGACGGAACCAACTGTTGAAAAAATGGTTGAAGAGATGTCAGAAGACCTGAGCATGCAGGCTGAAAAAGTGATGGAAACTCTTCCAAGTGCAGAAGAAACATCTGAGGTGCCCCAAAAAATAGACGGCTCTCAAGCGCGTGCTTATAACCGTAGTGATCTTCCAGAAGGCCTGCGTTACCGTGCAACAGATATAACTCTCGGTGACCCTAACGCGCCAGTACAGATGATTGAATATGCATCTAAAACATGTGGTCACTGTGCAGATTTTCACAACAAAACGCTAAAAATTCTTAAAGACGGTCCAATTAAAGAAGGTAAACTCTTCTTTATCTACCGTGAACTTCCTTGGGATAACCTAGCGCTTCTTGCTTCTAAAGTGGCACGTTGTGCGCCTAAAGAGCAGCAAATGAGCTTTGTTGAAGTGTTCTACTCATCACAAAAACAGTGGTCTCAAGCTAAAGACCCTGTAAGTGCGCTGAAGAAGTTTGCACGTCTTGGCGGTATGGATTCAGATACGTTTGAAGCATGTGCAAAGGATGAAACAATCCAAGCAACAATTACATACGGCCGTGAAGAAGCGATTAATGCGCTTAAGGTTGAAGGTACGCCAACTGTATTTATTGATGCGCAGCGCGTTAAAAATACGCAGAGCGTAACAACAATTGAGCAGATGATTGATGACATTATTGCAGGACAAAAATAA
- a CDS encoding F0F1 ATP synthase subunit A, translated as MGMDPLKQFKIEKVAEFDVLGQHVVMTNQSLWMLLSVIAVSFLYAFAVRKKEIVPGRMQMLAEVTYDFIHGMVKDTTGTAGLKFVPFVFTLFLFIAMINLLGMVPGSFTSTSQVFVTGALALTVFLMVVFFGVYLHGLKFFGMFWPKGAPLAIAPFIMLLEIMSFIARPATLTIRLCANMMAGHILIKVVATFIVMFMAAISTMGLFGVLGIGAMSMVTFAMLTALTLLEIFVAVLQAYIFTVLACVYLNDALHLH; from the coding sequence ATGGGAATGGATCCACTAAAGCAGTTTAAGATTGAAAAGGTTGCTGAGTTTGATGTGCTTGGCCAACATGTAGTCATGACAAACCAATCACTTTGGATGCTTCTTTCTGTTATTGCAGTTTCATTTTTGTACGCGTTTGCTGTACGTAAAAAAGAAATCGTACCAGGCCGCATGCAAATGCTTGCCGAAGTGACGTACGACTTTATCCATGGCATGGTAAAAGATACAACAGGGACGGCTGGTCTTAAGTTTGTTCCATTTGTATTTACACTCTTCCTCTTCATCGCGATGATTAACCTTCTTGGTATGGTGCCAGGTTCGTTTACATCAACATCTCAGGTGTTTGTAACAGGTGCACTGGCGCTGACTGTCTTCCTTATGGTTGTTTTCTTTGGTGTTTACCTGCACGGCCTTAAATTCTTTGGCATGTTTTGGCCAAAGGGTGCGCCACTGGCCATCGCACCATTTATTATGCTTCTAGAAATTATGTCGTTCATTGCACGCCCAGCTACACTGACAATTCGTCTATGTGCAAACATGATGGCGGGTCACATTCTTATTAAAGTTGTGGCAACGTTTATCGTAATGTTTATGGCTGCAATCAGCACAATGGGACTTTTCGGAGTTCTAGGAATTGGAGCAATGAGCATGGTGACATTCGCAATGCTGACTGCTCTTACTCTACTTGAAATTTTTGTTGCGGTACTTCAAGCATACATCTTTACGGTTCTTGCTTGTGTGTATCTCAATGATGCGTTACACCTGCACTAG
- a CDS encoding DUF721 domain-containing protein, protein MKSVGGEVPKLVKKAFAKRGLFNFALIKHWQNIVPGYAPYCYPLNLRGDILTLAVNSDSAAMGLKMQEVAIIARVNTYLGGQVISRIKTVRKDFETREAYVHKEIIPDEDAKAKAREMVKTVEDEKMREKLESLSAVFIMSNKTKK, encoded by the coding sequence ATGAAATCTGTTGGTGGAGAAGTTCCAAAGCTGGTTAAAAAGGCCTTCGCGAAACGCGGGCTATTTAACTTTGCATTGATTAAACACTGGCAAAATATTGTGCCGGGTTATGCGCCGTACTGTTATCCATTAAACTTGCGTGGTGATATTTTAACTCTGGCTGTAAATAGTGATAGTGCGGCTATGGGGCTTAAAATGCAAGAAGTTGCCATTATTGCTCGCGTGAACACATATCTTGGTGGACAAGTGATCAGCCGTATTAAAACCGTACGTAAAGATTTTGAAACACGTGAAGCCTATGTGCATAAAGAAATTATTCCTGATGAGGATGCCAAAGCCAAAGCCCGTGAAATGGTGAAAACTGTTGAAGACGAAAAAATGCGGGAAAAACTTGAAAGTTTGTCGGCGGTCTTTATCATGAGCAATAAGACAAAAAAATAA
- a CDS encoding AtpZ/AtpI family protein: MTENPDMQNQSEEDSQTARWGSGYTVGLNLVVSVILGGAIGLGLDHLLGTKPILMLVMIVVGFVAGMREIWIMLSEAQKKDSEKS, encoded by the coding sequence ATGACTGAAAATCCAGATATGCAAAACCAGAGTGAAGAAGATTCACAAACAGCCCGTTGGGGCAGCGGCTATACTGTTGGCCTCAACCTTGTTGTGAGCGTGATTCTTGGCGGTGCCATTGGTCTTGGTTTAGATCACCTTTTAGGTACAAAGCCAATTTTAATGCTGGTTATGATTGTGGTTGGTTTTGTTGCTGGTATGCGTGAAATTTGGATTATGCTATCTGAAGCTCAGAAAAAAGATTCTGAGAAATCCTAG